One segment of Nitrospira sp. DNA contains the following:
- a CDS encoding Crp/Fnr family transcriptional regulator: MEHSQSVSNKLWYLKHIRLFDGMSSSEMQEMERITRMQEVKKRQPLYLPGDPSSNVYLLKQGRVKLANTWTSGKEVTFEILEPGEIFGEMEALEGSPRETAAEALDDTLICVIRREDFDHYLATHPNVTVKLSKLIGLRLRKIQTRVEDLVFRDVPARLAHLLLELRKTDGVPTGPSTRLHVKLTHQEMANLIGCSRETVSATLGQFRDEGLIQMDGRTIIIMNEKGLSKLLG, from the coding sequence GTGGAACACTCCCAATCGGTCTCCAACAAACTCTGGTACCTCAAGCACATTCGATTGTTCGACGGCATGTCTTCCTCTGAAATGCAGGAGATGGAGCGGATTACGCGGATGCAAGAGGTGAAAAAGCGCCAACCGCTCTATCTACCAGGCGATCCCAGCAGCAACGTGTATTTGCTCAAACAGGGGAGGGTCAAGCTCGCCAACACCTGGACGAGCGGCAAGGAAGTGACGTTTGAAATCCTGGAACCCGGCGAAATCTTTGGAGAGATGGAAGCGCTGGAGGGTTCGCCGCGTGAAACAGCTGCAGAGGCTCTGGATGATACGTTGATCTGTGTCATTCGGCGCGAGGATTTTGATCACTATCTGGCAACGCATCCCAACGTGACGGTCAAGTTGAGCAAGCTCATTGGACTCAGACTCCGGAAAATTCAAACTCGCGTCGAGGATCTCGTATTCCGCGACGTGCCGGCCAGGCTCGCACACCTCTTGTTGGAACTTCGGAAGACAGACGGTGTGCCAACTGGTCCCAGCACCCGTCTCCACGTCAAACTCACACATCAAGAAATGGCGAACCTGATCGGATGCAGCCGAGAAACCGTGAGCGCGACCCTCGGACAGTTCAGGGACGAAGGATTGATCCAAATGGATGGCCGTACAATCATCATTATGAACGAGAAAGGCCTGTCCAAACTTCTCGGGTAA